The nucleotide sequence GGCCTGAATTAATGGACTCGCACCGTGGCAATCAGTTTCAAACGCAACAAGGATACCGTCGGGGACACCACAAACGACCCAAAGGCAGACTCGGGAAAACGTCGATTCCTCTCCCGACTGAAGCGCGGTCTGTCGAAGACCAACGCCATCCTCAACGAGGACGTCGGCGTCCTGATCAGGGGAAAGATCGACGAGTCCCTTCTGGAAGAGATCGAGACCCGTCTGCTGATGGCTGACGTCGGGGTGGAGGCGACAACGGAGATCATAGACGACCTCTACGCCCGCCTGCGGCGAAACCAGATGAAGGACGCGACGGCACTGTTCGATGTCCTGGGCGAACACATGCGCGATATTCTCGCGCCATGCAACAAACCCCTGACCATCCCCCGGGACGGGCGACCGTATATTCTCCTCGTGGTCGGTGTCAATGGGGTCGGCAAGACAACGACAATCGGAAAGATCGCGCATCGGCTCAAGGACAAGGGGCTCTCGGTCATGCTTGCCGCGGGTGACACCTTCCGCGCCGCCGCCGTTGAGCAGTTGCAGGCCTGGGGAGAGAGAAACGAGGTGCCGGTCATCGCGCAGGAGTCCGGCGCCGACAGTGCCTCAGTCATTTTCGACGCCATAGAATCGGCCCGCGCGCGAAACATCGATGTACTGATCGCGGACACCGCGGGACGGTTACATACCCAGACCAACCTGATGGACGAGCTTAGCAAGGTCGAACGTGTGATCCGCAAACTGGACCCCACCGCACCGCACGAGGTCATGCTCGTGCTCGACGCCGGCACCGGCCAGAATGCCCTGAACCAGGCACGACAGTTCAGCGAAGCGGTCGGAGTCACCGGTATCTCGGTGACCAAGCTCGACGGTACGGCGAAGGGTGGCATCCTGTTCGCCCTGGCGCGCAAGACAGGCATCCCGATCCGGTTCATCGGCGTCGGGGAGTCGATCGAGGACCTGCGGGTCTTCGACGCGGTCGACTTCGTCGACGCGCTCCTGGAGCACGAGGGGCAATGACGGCCCATGACCACCCCGGAACGCTGCCAATGACCGATCCGACGGGGCGATGATCCAGCTTCGTAACGTCGGCAAGCGATATCCCACGGGAAACGAGGCCCTGAGTGGCGTCACCCTGGAGATCGGCCGGGGCGAGATGGTGTTCCTCAGCGGCCACTCCGGAGCGGGCAAGAGCACCCTGCTGAAACTGATCACGGTGATCGAGCGCCCGAGTCGCGGCCAGATCGTGATCGACGGGCAGAACATCACCCATCTGCGACGGGGATGCATCCCCGCGTTTCGCCGCAAGATCGGAATCATCTTTCAGGACCACCGACTGCTGTTCGACAGAAACGTCTTCGAAAACGTGTCGCTCCCGCTGGTCATCGCGGGCTACGGACGCCGTGAGATCGGGCGACGCACACGCGCCGCGCTCGACAAGGTGGGACTCCTGCACAAGGAAAAGGCGATGCCGGTGACCTTGTCCGGGGGGGAACAGCAGCGGGTCGGAATCGCCCGCGCCGTCATCAACAAACCGCCGGTCCTCCTGGCGGACGAGCCCACCGGAAACCTCGATCCGGAGTTGTCGGTCGAAATCATGCGCGTCTTTATGGACTTCAGCCGGGTCGGTGTGACGGTGCTGGTGGCGAGTCACGACATTGCGTTGATCTCACGTATGCACAAACCCATATACCGGCTGCATCAGGGCCGGTTACTGAATCCCGATGCGCCACACGAACAACGCACGCCGCTCGCGGCGAGAGTCTAGCAGGAGCAAGCGCGTCCGGCGGGGAGCTACCCAGTCCGGCAATGCACCGCTCAGCCTGCGCCGGCTCACCGGCTATTTTCGCGCTCACCCGCGCTCGTTGCGTTTCAGTCTCGCCCGGCTGACCCGCGCCCCCCTGTCTTCCCTGATGACTATCGGTGTCATCGGCATTGCACTCTC is from Gammaproteobacteria bacterium and encodes:
- the ftsE gene encoding cell division ATP-binding protein FtsE, translated to MIQLRNVGKRYPTGNEALSGVTLEIGRGEMVFLSGHSGAGKSTLLKLITVIERPSRGQIVIDGQNITHLRRGCIPAFRRKIGIIFQDHRLLFDRNVFENVSLPLVIAGYGRREIGRRTRAALDKVGLLHKEKAMPVTLSGGEQQRVGIARAVINKPPVLLADEPTGNLDPELSVEIMRVFMDFSRVGVTVLVASHDIALISRMHKPIYRLHQGRLLNPDAPHEQRTPLAARV
- the ftsY gene encoding signal recognition particle-docking protein FtsY — encoded protein: MKRGLSKTNAILNEDVGVLIRGKIDESLLEEIETRLLMADVGVEATTEIIDDLYARLRRNQMKDATALFDVLGEHMRDILAPCNKPLTIPRDGRPYILLVVGVNGVGKTTTIGKIAHRLKDKGLSVMLAAGDTFRAAAVEQLQAWGERNEVPVIAQESGADSASVIFDAIESARARNIDVLIADTAGRLHTQTNLMDELSKVERVIRKLDPTAPHEVMLVLDAGTGQNALNQARQFSEAVGVTGISVTKLDGTAKGGILFALARKTGIPIRFIGVGESIEDLRVFDAVDFVDALLEHEGQ